A stretch of Anolis sagrei isolate rAnoSag1 chromosome X, rAnoSag1.mat, whole genome shotgun sequence DNA encodes these proteins:
- the GDE1 gene encoding glycerophosphodiester phosphodiesterase 1 isoform X1, with product MHDSTVDRTTDGSGNLRDLTFAEIRRYNPCAKHRLWRDYRGEKIPTLKEAVLESMHYDLIIYFDVKGHADQAVAALKDLYLEYPRLYNTSVVCSFMPDVVYKMRQADRNVITALTHRPWSLSHFGDGKPRFESFWKHYFMMAMDVILDWSMHNFLWHLCGVSVFLVQKNYVSQEYVRQWSSKGVQVVAWTVNTFAEKMYYDNVLQCSYMTDSLLEDCDPHY from the exons ATGCATGACAGCACCGTAGACAGAACTACGGACGGGTCTGGAAATTTACGTGATTTGACGTTTGCTGAGATTCGGCGATACAATCCATGCGCTAAGCACAGATTATG GAGGGATTATCGTGGAGAGAAAATACCGACACTGAAAGAAGCTGTTTTGGAAAGTATGCATTATGACCTTATCATCTACTTTGATGTTAAAGGCCATGCTGATCAG GCAGTTGCAGCTCTAAAAGATCTTTACCTGGAATATCCTCGACTGTACAATACTAGTGTCGTTTGCTCTTTCATGCCAGATGTGGTCTACAAG ATGAGACAAGCTGATAGAAATGTCATAACAGCTTTGACTCACAGACCATGGAGCCTTAGTCACTTTGGAGACGGGAAGCCTCGCTTTGAATCTTTTTGGAAACACTATTTCATGATGGCAATGGATGTTATTCTAGACTGGAGCATGCACAATTTTCTATGGCACTTATGTGGCGTTTCCGTGTTTCTGGTACAGAAAAATTATGTTTCACA GGAGTACGTGAGACAGTGGTCATCTAAAGGGGTTCAAGTTGTTGCCTGGACTGTAAACACGTTTGCTGAAAAAATGTACTATGACAATGTTCTCCAGTGCAGCTACATGACGGACAGCTTGCTAGAAGACTGTGACCCACACTATTAG
- the TMC5 gene encoding transmembrane channel-like protein 5 has product MTFHYNKAFENAKYPSSESLEADDPGYHYAETLEMDRMRSAERSTSFHYNPYDSSPYHSYGEHNEEGTRRQTPSIHIPMNSMRILDSGTEYGLRDSSFGTPTSNPYRNAHVNPSFDYEAEFAQTLPADSNAPNHHYTRKPSAPSNGDEKLIGELIAMSTRERIKAIQKIPKPMKEKRNIRNHVLLEKTKKSFSGHTQINCCTQCFYSAALSFRQFKNSVSDCFQLFKLWQKILKDIGGKFGTSIRSYFVFLTWLLMVNLFSFLVNFSFITIPQLVAASPNNLSFIGLEFFTGAGYFTDTVLYYGFYTNTTIVKNETMPPYYMQLAYLLTMGIFFVLCFLSLLYSMAKSFLKNFSSPQMYSANAAKLLCVWDFNITNANAVKLKQKNLSTQIKETLSEVNAGTSKLPLSRRLSRIAVHAVAWFVSLGAAIGSCAGIYHISLVNLQFLLDQKKTDLESEAATLVLPVAVSLINHMVPFLLSLFGFVESFAHPRHQIYTAMIRNIILKVSLIGILCNYWLNKVALSKAECWETLVGQDIYRLLVADFICCLLGSFFGEFLRRIIGTKCCKKLGVPEFDIARNVLDLIYSQTLTWIGIFFSPLLPAIQMISFFIIFCVKKVSLMMNCQPPRKAWRASQMNTIFVFLLFFPSFVGVLAVIAIAVWRRKPSEACGPFRGLPTIFEAISGWVSKLSGYPGSAWVVWIYHNLIESVHFFFILSVIILIIAYLYWQIIDGRKIMVKLLKEQIVNEGKDKMFLLKKLRALQASKLPNPGKHSERHSFVRQLPGHPMHFPLPNSIESSPRVKERDSYAEPSRLSEMTSFSHGVEEDAQPPRNAGVSEALVLALRARQEAEWEIDDDEEST; this is encoded by the exons ATGACTTTTCACTACAACAAAGCCTTTGAGAATGCAAAGTATCCTTCCTCAGAGTCCCTGGAGGCAGATGACCCCGGCTATCACTATGCGGAAACACTGGAGATGGACCGAAT GAGATCTGCTGAAAGAAGCACTTCTTTCCATTACAACCCTTATGATTCCTCTCCCTACCATTCCTATGGAGAGCACAATGAGGAAGGGACACGGAGGCAGACTCCCTCCATTCATATACCCATGAACTCAATGCGGATTCTGGATTCCGGTACCGAGTACGGGTTAAGAGATTCTTCATTTGGAACACCCACTTCAAATCCATATAGAAATGCACATG TTAATCCTTCATTTGACTATGAGGCGGAATTTGCACAGACTTTACCTGCGGACAGTAATGCTCCGAATCACCATTATACACGGAAACCTTCTGCTCCATCCAATGGAG ATGAAAAATTAATTGGTGAGCTCATAGCCATGTCCACACGTGAAAGGATTAAAGCAATCCAGAAGATTCCAAAACCAATGAAAGAAAAGCGAAATATCAG GAATCATGTTCTGCTGGAGAAAACCAAAAAGTCCTTCAGCGGTCATACTCAAATTAACTGTTGCACCCAATGCTTCTACAGTGCAGCCTTG tCTTTCCGGCAGTTTAAAAATAGTGTGAGCGACTGCTTTCAGCTTTTCAAACTTTGGCAGAAGATTCTCAAAGACATCGGTGGCAAATTTGGGACCAGCATTCGGTCCTATTTTGTGTTTCTGACCTGGCTCTTGATGGTGAACCTTTTCTCTTTCCTGGTGAATTTCAGTTTTATTACGATTCCTCAGCTCGTCGCAGCCTCACCGAATAACCTTTCCTTCATTGGGCTGGAGTTCTTTACAGGAGCC GGCTATTTTACAGACACTGTGCTTTATTATGGCTTTTATACCAACACGACAATTGTGAAAAATGAGACCATGCCTCCCTATTACATGCAACTAGCCTATCTTCTCACCATGGGGATCTTTTTCGTTCTCTGCTTCCTAAGCTTACTTTACAG CATGGCAAAGTCCTTTCTCAAGAACTTTTCCAGCCCACAGATGTATTCTGCAAACGCCGCCAAACTTCTCTGCGTCTGGGACTTTAATATCACCAATGCAAATGCTGTgaagttaaagcagaaaaacctGAGTACTCAAATAAAG GAGACCTTGTCAGAAGTAAATGCTGGAACGTCGAAGCTTCCTTTAAGTCGGAGGCTTTCCCGCATCGCAGTCCATGCTGTGGCCTGGTTTGTTTCATTGGGCGCTGCTATTGGTTCATGCGCTGGCATTTATCACATCTCTCTTGTCAATTTACAG TTCCTTCTAGACCAGAAAAAAACTGACCTGGAAAGTGAAGCTGCAACGCTGGTGCTGCCAGTCGCTGTGAGCCTAATCAATCACATGGTGCCCTTCTTGTTATCCCTCTTCGGCTTTGTGGAAAGCTTTGCTCATCCCAGGCACCAGATCTATACCGCCATGATCAG GAACATCATTCTGAAAGTATCTCTCATTGGAATCCTCTGCAACTACTGGCTTAACAAAGTGGCCTTGTCCAAAGCAGAG TGCTGGGAAACCTTGGTTGGCCAAGATATATACAGGTTGCTTGTGGCTGATTTCATCTGTTGCCTCCTGGGTTCCTTCTTTGGCGAATTTCTCCGACG AATCATCGGGACTAAATGCTGCAAAAAACTGGGTGTGCCTGAATTCGATATCGCTCGGAACGTTTTGGATTTGATCTATTCTCAAACTTTAACATG GATTGGCATTTTCTTCTCGCCGTTACTCCCAGCGATTCAGATGATCTCATTTTTTATCATCTTTTGTGTGAAGAAG GTCAGCCTAATGATGAACTGCCAGCCACCCCGCAAAGCTTGGAGAGCCTCCCAGATGAACACCATCTTTGTCTTCTTGTTGTTCTTCCCCTCCTTTGTGGGAGTCCTTGCTGTCATCGCAATTGCCGTTTGGAG GCGGAAGCCTTCTGAGGCGTGTGGTCCTTTCCGAGGCCTCCCTACGATCTTTGAGGCCATCTCTGGCTGGGTGTCAAAGCTCTCTGGTTATCCAGGCTCTGCTTGGGTGGTTTGGATTTATCACAATTTAATCGAAAGTGTGcacttcttcttcatcctctcaGTCATAATACT GATTATCGCATACCTCTACTGGCAAATTATAGATGGACGGAAAATAATGGTTAAACTGCTGAAAGAGCAGATTGTCAAT GAAGGCAAAGATAAAATGTTTCTGCTGAAGAAGTTGCGTGCTCTACAGGCATCTAAACTCCCAAATCCGGGAAAGCACTCAGAG AGACACtcatttgtgcgccagctgcctGGCCATCCAATGCACTTCCCGTTGCCCAATTCCATTGAAAGCTCTCCAAGAGTGAAAGAAAGAGACTCTTATGCTGAG CCTTCCAGACTATCTGAAATGACCAGCTTCTCTCATG GAGTTGAAGAGGATGCCCAGCCACCCAGAAATGCTGGGGTTTCTGAAGCTTTAGTTTTAGCTTTGAGAGCCAGACAAGAGGCGGAATGGGaaatagatgatgatgaagaaagcACATGA
- the GDE1 gene encoding glycerophosphodiester phosphodiesterase 1 isoform X2, with protein MFCYCEGLLAAFSVLLMAALALSRSATLSCLLTGGAYLALRLFSLEPVPLERARLVVQPRGNPARVAHRGGGHDAPENTLAAIRQAAENGATGVEIDLEFTADGIPVLMHDSTVDRTTDGSGNLRDLTFAEIRRYNPCAKHRLWRDYRGEKIPTLKEAVLESMHYDLIIYFDVKGHADQAVAALKDLYLEYPRLYNTSVVCSFMPDVVYKMRQADRNVITALTHRPWSLSHFGDGKPRFESFWKHYFMMAMDVILDWSMHNFLWHLCGVSVFLVQKNYVSQEYVRQWSSKGVQVVAWTVNTFAEKMYYDNVLQCSYMTDSLLEDCDPHY; from the exons atgtTCTGCTACTGCGAGGGCCTGTTGGCGGCCTTCTCGGTGCTGTTAATGGCGGCGCTGGCGCTGAGCCGGAGCGCGACGCTGTCCTGCCTCCTGACGGGCGGGGCCTACCTGGCGCtgcggctcttcagcttggagCCCGTCCCCTTGGAGCGGGCCCGGCTGGTGGTGCAGCCCCGAGGGAACCCGGCCCGCGTGGCCCACCGCGGAGGAGGGCACGACGCGCCCGAGAACACCCTCGCCGCCATCAGGCAG gcAGCTGAGAATGGAGCAACTGGTGTGGAAATTGATCTCGAATTCACTGCCGACGGCATTCCTGTCCTGATGCATGACAGCACCGTAGACAGAACTACGGACGGGTCTGGAAATTTACGTGATTTGACGTTTGCTGAGATTCGGCGATACAATCCATGCGCTAAGCACAGATTATG GAGGGATTATCGTGGAGAGAAAATACCGACACTGAAAGAAGCTGTTTTGGAAAGTATGCATTATGACCTTATCATCTACTTTGATGTTAAAGGCCATGCTGATCAG GCAGTTGCAGCTCTAAAAGATCTTTACCTGGAATATCCTCGACTGTACAATACTAGTGTCGTTTGCTCTTTCATGCCAGATGTGGTCTACAAG ATGAGACAAGCTGATAGAAATGTCATAACAGCTTTGACTCACAGACCATGGAGCCTTAGTCACTTTGGAGACGGGAAGCCTCGCTTTGAATCTTTTTGGAAACACTATTTCATGATGGCAATGGATGTTATTCTAGACTGGAGCATGCACAATTTTCTATGGCACTTATGTGGCGTTTCCGTGTTTCTGGTACAGAAAAATTATGTTTCACA GGAGTACGTGAGACAGTGGTCATCTAAAGGGGTTCAAGTTGTTGCCTGGACTGTAAACACGTTTGCTGAAAAAATGTACTATGACAATGTTCTCCAGTGCAGCTACATGACGGACAGCTTGCTAGAAGACTGTGACCCACACTATTAG